The region TAGGTTTTGTAACTCTTCAGATATGTATAACACCAAATCATCATGTACCAGTAATTCATACTCAAAGCCTTTCTCTAACGGTGTAAATCCGAGACGTACAGAAGTAAATTTCTCATGAGAAAAAGCTCCAATCACATCTTGTAGATCTATGATATTCGCGCTGAAAATTTCTGTAATTTCCAGAACATTTGCTTCCACAGAAGCCACTACAGCTGTATCTAAATTTTCAATATAATATACTGAATTTGTATAGCCGAATTTTGGGTACGCATAGCAGTAGAGTAATGATACTGCGCTATTTTGTAAAACCAGCTGAGTATTCGGGATACTGTTTTCTATTCGTCGTGTTAATAATTCAATGTCTTCTCGACGATTCATATCTAGCTTTCTGATTTCTAAAGATGAAGTCAAATTCTCACTTATTATATTTTTAAAAGCCTGATACTCTTTTGCTGCCTGAAACCCAAATTTTGAATAGAAGTCCAGTACACTTTTATTGGCAAATAAAAGCATTCCGTCTGTCTTTTCTCCGAAGTCTGCAATCACCTGCTCCATTAAAAAACGACTTAATCCCCTATTCCTATATTCCGGATCTGTCATTACAGTTCCAAATTGTAATATTTTTTTCTTTTCACCCCTAATTTCGGTATAAAAAAGACTTACTGTAACATGAGAGACAATTCTTTTTTTGTCAAACAAAGAATAGATAATACAGTTGTCATCCCATAAGCCCAGTTGATAATAGTTTTCAAAATCGAATTTCCATACCTCTT is a window of Elizabethkingia anophelis R26 DNA encoding:
- a CDS encoding GNAT family N-acetyltransferase codes for the protein MHLAKINIGGHNYTLAIGYHEDEVLRKEFNRLTQEVWKFDFENYYQLGLWDDNCIIYSLFDKKRIVSHVTVSLFYTEIRGEKKKILQFGTVMTDPEYRNRGLSRFLMEQVIADFGEKTDGMLLFANKSVLDFYSKFGFQAAKEYQAFKNIISENLTSSLEIRKLDMNRREDIELLTRRIENSIPNTQLVLQNSAVSLLYCYAYPKFGYTNSVYYIENLDTAVVASVEANVLEITEIFSANIIDLQDVIGAFSHEKFTSVRLGFTPLEKGFEYELLVHDDLVLYISEELQNLFAKQELTVPFLSHT